Proteins encoded by one window of Mercenaria mercenaria strain notata chromosome 4, MADL_Memer_1, whole genome shotgun sequence:
- the LOC128556198 gene encoding uncharacterized protein LOC128556198 has protein sequence MKCSNAGCGLVGQGNFCQSCGSNMVPDTPASTTIICSGQLNGQPCGAEILPLQNFCIKCGAKVDQSLFTALLGACTRCGTVLSPECIFCAHCGFQKGETAPMKLNAEGSASCTGDSLLESEQDSSPAVSSGGDGKHQDCSIAAGMNTPEVLAETVTDKETIKDSQNGLETTASKDALAASMETVTDKVTIKDSQNGLEIDVGKDALVASMETVKITDEKTITETQNDLANVAGRDTPEVIAETVTNDEKVNQTLNDPNTIADKDTPDKGTLALSVEKVPDKDNMYESQNDLDTAKSSDTPKVLVGTISEEEKETDTRSDFNAATGKDTPESTSEHNHR, from the exons atgaAGTGCTCAAATGCAGGGTGTGGTTTGGTGGGGCAAGGGAATTTCTGCCAGTCGTGTGGCAGCAATATGGTCCCCGACACTCCGGCTAGCACAACGATTATATGTAGTGGACAACTGAATGGTCAGCCTTGTGGAGCAGAAATCTTGCCATTGCAgaacttttgtataaaatgtggaGCCAAGGTTGACCAGAGCTTGTTTACGGCCTTGTTGGGAGCATGTACAAGATGCGGGACTGTGTTGAGCCCAGAGTGTATCTTTTGTGCACACTGTGGCTTCCAGAAGGGCGAAACAGCTCCCATGAAATTGAATG CTGAAGGAAGTGCTTCATGCACAGGAGACAGCTTATTGGAGTCTGAACAAGACTCATCACCGGCAGTGTCTTCTGGAGGTGACGGTAAACATCAAGATTGTAGTATTGCTGCCGGTATGAATACTCCTGAAGTACTTGCGGAGACAGTCACAGATAAGGAAACAATAAAGGACTCTCAAAATGGTCTTGAGACTACTGCAAGCAAAGATGCACTTGCAGCGTCAATGGAGACAGTCACAGATAAGGTAACAATTAAGGACTCTCAAAATGGTCTTGAGATTGATGTAGGAAAAGATGCACTTGTAGCATCAATGGAGACAGTCAAAATCACAGATGAGAAAACAATAACGGAAACTCAAAATGATCTTGCTAATGTTGCAGGCAGGGATACTCCCGAAGTTATTGCTGAGACGGTcacaaatgatgaaaaagtaaACCAAACTTTAAACGATCCTAACACAATTGCAGACAAGGATACTCCTGACAAGGGTACACTTGCTTTGTCAGTGGAGAAAGTCCCAGACAAAGACAATATGTATGAGTCTCAAAATGATCTTGACACTGCTAAAAGCAGCGATACTCCTAAAGTACTAGTAGGGACAATCTCGGAAGAGGAAAAGGAAACAGACACTCGAAGCGATTTTAACGCTGCTACGGGAAAAGATACTCCTGAAAGTACTAGTGAACACAATCACAGATGA